Proteins found in one Fulvitalea axinellae genomic segment:
- a CDS encoding methylated-DNA--[protein]-cysteine S-methyltransferase, whose protein sequence is MAFVSDIEKRERYYKAVKERDTSFIGSFFLGVKTTGIFCIPSCRARTPKFANVVFSHDSKELLAHGFRPCKICKPTNHAYEPPEEVQKALAIMMANPYEKVTDATLRAEGIAPEKIRRWFKKHHGMTFQAYQRMTRINMAFQELKKGGKVTDTAFNSGYGSLSGFGYAFKNLLGKSPKEGELQNVVLASRLTTPLGPMFVFATDKGICLLEFTDRKMLETELAEVQKRYGAVILSGENEHIKQAKKELGEYFEGKRKRFAVALDLSPTPSQKEAWDRLLSVGFGQTRTYASMAEEAGPETSVSDIIRANGQNRVAIIVPCHRLLEEDGALAGYGGGLQRKRWLLDHEKANNID, encoded by the coding sequence ATGGCTTTTGTCAGCGACATCGAAAAAAGGGAAAGGTACTACAAGGCGGTAAAGGAAAGGGACACCAGCTTTATCGGTTCGTTTTTCTTGGGCGTAAAGACAACCGGAATATTCTGCATTCCCAGTTGCCGGGCCCGTACGCCCAAATTCGCCAATGTCGTTTTCAGCCATGATTCCAAAGAGCTGTTGGCTCACGGTTTTCGGCCCTGTAAGATCTGCAAACCGACAAACCATGCCTACGAACCGCCGGAAGAGGTCCAAAAGGCATTGGCGATAATGATGGCCAATCCTTACGAGAAGGTCACTGACGCAACGCTAAGAGCCGAGGGAATAGCGCCCGAAAAGATAAGGCGCTGGTTCAAAAAACACCACGGAATGACTTTTCAGGCTTACCAGCGAATGACCCGCATCAATATGGCTTTTCAGGAGCTGAAGAAAGGCGGAAAGGTTACGGACACCGCTTTCAATTCCGGTTATGGATCGTTAAGCGGTTTCGGCTATGCGTTTAAGAATTTGTTGGGAAAATCGCCCAAAGAAGGGGAGTTGCAAAACGTGGTATTGGCTTCCCGTCTCACCACGCCATTGGGCCCGATGTTCGTTTTCGCTACCGACAAGGGTATTTGTCTGCTCGAATTTACCGACCGCAAGATGTTGGAAACGGAATTGGCCGAAGTGCAAAAGCGCTATGGAGCGGTAATTCTTTCCGGAGAAAACGAACATATAAAACAAGCGAAGAAAGAGCTGGGAGAGTATTTCGAAGGAAAAAGGAAACGCTTTGCGGTGGCTTTGGACTTGTCGCCTACGCCTTCCCAGAAAGAAGCTTGGGACAGGTTGCTCTCGGTCGGCTTTGGCCAAACCCGCACTTACGCTTCGATGGCTGAGGAAGCGGGCCCGGAAACCTCCGTAAGCGACATAATCCGGGCAAACGGGCAAAACCGGGTGGCCATAATTGTGCCTTGCCATAGATTGCTGGAAGAGGACGGTGCGTTGGCGGGCTACGGCGGAGGATTGCAAAGAAAGCGATGGTTGCTCGATCATGAGAAAGCGAATAACATCGATTGA
- the yaaA gene encoding peroxide stress protein YaaA → MLAIISPSKGQNFDTSAQTQIHTTPDYLDRSQSLIEELLKLSEAQIGKLMAVSDKIAGLNYNRYRNFSTPFTTENAKPAMLAFTGDVYSGFQFDKFKDEDFEYAQQHLRIISGLYGLLRPMDLIQPYRLEMKTKLANPKGKDLYQFWGDLLAQKLEEAVLSQGDNVLVNLASNEYSKAVKLKGLKKLKVVTPVFKENKEGVYKVVALYAKKARGMMSDFIIREKISDLEGLKTFCEGKYLYNESLSTENEWVFTR, encoded by the coding sequence ATGCTAGCAATAATCTCACCCTCAAAAGGACAGAATTTCGACACTTCGGCGCAAACGCAAATCCACACTACGCCGGATTATCTGGACCGCTCGCAATCGCTAATCGAAGAGCTTCTCAAGCTTTCCGAAGCACAAATCGGCAAGTTGATGGCCGTCAGCGACAAGATAGCAGGACTGAACTACAACCGTTACCGAAATTTTTCAACGCCTTTCACCACCGAAAACGCCAAGCCCGCCATGCTCGCCTTTACGGGCGACGTGTACTCGGGTTTTCAGTTCGACAAGTTTAAGGACGAAGACTTCGAGTACGCACAACAGCACCTGCGCATCATCTCAGGCCTTTACGGTTTGTTGCGCCCCATGGACCTGATCCAGCCCTACCGTTTGGAAATGAAAACAAAGCTGGCCAACCCCAAGGGGAAAGACCTGTACCAATTTTGGGGAGACTTGTTGGCGCAAAAGCTAGAGGAAGCCGTTTTGTCCCAAGGCGATAACGTATTGGTGAACTTGGCTTCAAACGAATACTCGAAAGCGGTAAAACTTAAGGGGTTGAAAAAGCTGAAGGTGGTTACACCCGTGTTCAAGGAGAACAAAGAAGGCGTATACAAAGTGGTGGCGCTGTACGCCAAAAAAGCCCGGGGCATGATGTCCGATTTCATTATACGAGAAAAGATATCGGACCTTGAAGGCCTAAAAACTTTCTGCGAAGGCAAATACCTTTATAACGAATCCTTATCGACAGAAAACGAATGGGTCTTCACCCGATAA